A single Blastopirellula retiformator DNA region contains:
- a CDS encoding RNA polymerase sigma factor — protein sequence MPISSDQFERLIHEHSPALYRVAFRMLGDRHLAEDVLQEAFRSVWTGRAKLDPERSERAWLASILRRRIIDRWRKKSDVKSVGDSEMLDRASFDVDPFGDELSSEMQAALERLPTELKETLLLVVVGELTHREAAETLGVPIGTVLSRVNRARGRLREYLSARQPK from the coding sequence TTGCCGATTTCTTCCGACCAATTCGAGCGACTAATTCACGAGCATAGCCCGGCGCTCTATCGCGTCGCATTTCGAATGTTGGGAGATCGCCACCTGGCCGAGGACGTTCTGCAGGAAGCGTTTCGCTCGGTCTGGACGGGCCGTGCGAAGCTCGATCCCGAGCGAAGCGAACGAGCCTGGCTCGCCTCGATTTTGCGGCGGCGAATCATCGATCGTTGGCGGAAGAAAAGCGATGTAAAGAGCGTCGGCGATTCCGAGATGCTCGACCGGGCCTCTTTCGACGTCGATCCCTTTGGAGACGAACTGAGCTCGGAGATGCAAGCGGCGCTCGAACGCCTCCCCACTGAGCTGAAGGAGACGCTGCTATTGGTGGTAGTTGGTGAACTAACGCACCGAGAAGCGGCCGAAACCTTGGGAGTTCCGATTGGGACCGTATTATCTCGCGTAAACCGAGCCCGCGGACGACTGCGGGAATATCTTTCGGCACGTCAACCGAAGTGA